In the Actinomycetota bacterium genome, CTATAGTATCTCCACGGATATCCACCGAAGAGTTCGTCACCACCGGCACCAGACAGCACAACTTTGACAAATTTGCTGGCCAGTTGAGCCGCATAATAATTCGGGTAACTTTGTCCTACGCGCGGTTCTTCGATGTGCCAAGCCAACTTTGGCATGACTCGCTCCATATCTCCCGCCTTGAGCACCATTTCGTAATGCTCAGTTTTGAAGAGATAAGACATGTATTCAGCCGTCGGGCGTTCATCAAACCCCAGTTCAATCCCTGAAGCCGAATTCAAATCGAAGCCGCAGGTGAATGTTTTCATGTATGGGATTTGCTGAGCGGCGACTGCTGTGATGGACCCGCTGTCCATGCCGCCGCTCAAATAAGAACCAATGTCTACGTCACTGACCAGCTGCCGGGAGACAGCCTGCGCGAACAGGCGATCCAGCTCTTCTGCATATTCCTCTAATTTTCGTGGAGATTCAGGCTCAACGAATTCATAATCCCAGTACCGGGTGAACTTGGCTTCAACAGATCCGGTACCGCTTCTTTTTATCGTTGCAAATGTGCCAGCAGGGAAAAGACTGATTCCGCTGAATATAGTTCGATCAGCAAGGAAATTTTGAAAACTCAAATATTCAAACAATCCGATGGAATCGACTTTAGGATCAACAACTCCATGTGCAAAAATTGCCTTGATTTCAGAGCCAAAAACAAATGATTTTCCAGAGTTATGATAATAAAGCGGTTTGACGCCGTAACGATCACGAGCAAGCGTCAAGGTTTTTTCGGCCTTGTCCCAGATTGCCAGAGCAAACATGCCGTTGAGTCGATCGAAGCATTTCACGCCCCATTCGACAAAGGCATAAAGCAGGACTTCCGTGTCGCTATGGGTATGGAAGTGGCGCCCCAAGCTCTCCAGTTCCATACGGATTTCTTTGAAATTGTAGATTTCTCCGTTGTAGGTGATAACGTAACGACCATCTTCGGAGGCTTTAGGTTGGTGCCCCCCGGGCGAGAGGTCGATAATGGCAAGACGTCGATGGCCCAACGCCAATGCTTCATGAACGTAACTTCCTTCGCCATCCGGTCCCCGGTGCGCAATCGCATCGGTCATGCGTTTGATGACCACCGCCGAGGCAGGGTATTGGTCCGTGTTGTAATAACCCGCGATACCGCACACGTTGGATACCTCAGAGGCCGACGGAAGCGCGACGAGCAGCCACCTCTGCTTTATGTGACGCACGCCAATCGATCAGCTTACGCAAGCCTTCATCTAGATCGATCTGTGCATTGAATTGAATTTCTTTGCGCGCCTTGT is a window encoding:
- the asnB gene encoding asparagine synthase (glutamine-hydrolyzing) — translated: MCGIAGYYNTDQYPASAVVIKRMTDAIAHRGPDGEGSYVHEALALGHRRLAIIDLSPGGHQPKASEDGRYVITYNGEIYNFKEIRMELESLGRHFHTHSDTEVLLYAFVEWGVKCFDRLNGMFALAIWDKAEKTLTLARDRYGVKPLYYHNSGKSFVFGSEIKAIFAHGVVDPKVDSIGLFEYLSFQNFLADRTIFSGISLFPAGTFATIKRSGTGSVEAKFTRYWDYEFVEPESPRKLEEYAEELDRLFAQAVSRQLVSDVDIGSYLSGGMDSGSITAVAAQQIPYMKTFTCGFDLNSASGIELGFDERPTAEYMSYLFKTEHYEMVLKAGDMERVMPKLAWHIEEPRVGQSYPNYYAAQLASKFVKVVLSGAGGDELFGGYPWRYYRAVVNNDFDHYIDKYHAFWQRLIPQGRMSTALAPVWAEVQHIDSRDLFKSVFHQRPQNIGRPEDYINHSLYFEARTFLHGLLVVEDKLSMAHGIETRVPFLDNDLVDFSMQLPARMKLGNLGEVVKLNENEPGAKTAKYFQKTKDGKLLLRQVMQRLLPPVITDREKQGFSAPDASWFKGESIDYVKRTLLSPNALTHQYLDRDYVSEIVRQHGSGEMNHRLQIWSLISLESMIRQFIKNE